The Nicotiana tabacum cultivar K326 chromosome 1, ASM71507v2, whole genome shotgun sequence genome segment ccaggactaaacattggcatgtatgtgtttagtgtatttttcatatttcatgtatttttattatgttgtcctgttatgtttgtgtttgttcTGTAGTAatgttttatttacattttcctaCAATTAAACAGCTTTTTCTTCACTTATTCCAaattgtggaacataattttatttgaagtttattacaacatacacaagtacaaacacgtattacaaaaaaaaaccaaaataaaagactaggggtatccttgatagttgggtacattcgacgaacttgcaccaggagccggattaccaccgccacgcacaccacctgaaggacatttacgacggtcgtgtcctgtttgcgagcatattccacatttacgcgcataaacggtgtcaccaaTATCCATTTAGTTCCGTATACacgttctcttttgcacttgcagcttgcgcaaatagtacttgttacataccatcttaaaaggttccggtggccaataatgctcagcacctaatGGTTGCAGCTTCCCACTATACGTGTCTACGTATGCAGCAATactgtattgcctatcaatatagtttgttgccccatatccaacttgttgaaagcacttcaacgCATGTGCGCACGACATatggtagatggtccatttcccacatgaacataaccttctattttcattcaccgtctgtagattattcccacgatgtccgcggatagcggtcttaacttcaaaaacacctcGTTCATGATCGTACTGAATAAATGAATGCCACTGTGCTCGCCTCCTGGacctttcaaatcttctcatgggtattggcataaattgaacacccctgCCCATCAATGCTGATGTAGCTgtatgcctttcaacaaacctctccgcactctatttgaatgtcatgcggaccatggcagtgacaggcagtccacgggcagacttcaacaagccgttgaatgactccgacacGTTTGTAGTGAGGGCTCCCCATCGCCTTCCTCCATCAGCATGTAATGTCCATATGTGAAGCTCATGCCCCATCaaccaagtataggctcgtggtTCTAATTGCTggatcgcttccatgcgcctGGTGAATTTGCACTGTtggtgctcagttgcagccatccacattaagtcatgcaatgccttgtcaggatatttcttctggaaattggcttTCAGGTGacgcacacagtaacggtggtatgcatatggttcctgccattcaggcaagtgacgtatagaacttaaaataccaccatgccgatatgatattagacaaatacctgaacgctgtgtgacaacgtgctgcttcaagtggttcaaaaaaagcgtCCATGTCTCTTCACTTTCGTTGGCACATATtgcaaaagctagtggaaatatttgcctgttggcatctactgcaactgcaatcaaaagcttaatatcatactttccatagacatgggTATCGTCTATGGAAATAacaggacgacaatgcacaaaaccatcaattgctggtttaaatgaccagaacacatagttgaaaatatattcgggtctgtccggactccgctcacgcctccattcaacaacagtcccggggttaaagtgttgcagtgcggccatgtacctgggcagatttgaaaaagacttatcccagtcgccataaataagttcaaaggcacgtttgcgaccgagatatgcctttcttttggttatagtacaaccatactcctggtggacgactgtaatacactctttaatcttgaacctaatggacacttccaaatatggaatcaagacaagagaaatcaagtccacatccaagttgaagtgattctcattgtatgtgtccatttcacatctgtgctcgctaataaatttacccactttccacaaacctgatttcttcttggtggcacgcaacatccagtgacaacccataaagtctctacgaCATACAACCTTGTATTTCTCCGTAGTTGACTCACTTACTGTCATCTCACGACACTTTCTTATACTATAGATTTTTACAGCCCTAATTAAGCGAGCTTTATCagggaaatacatgccctttgtcagaatagctggtctagactcatcccacatcgctgaccgaaattcatcatcatcccttgtgagggcatccacgttcggcatgcttggcaaattatcaaggtagggaatattccgctcatgaaatggcatgtgggactcgtacactcttggtctagcgggaggtggaggaacatgctccctcgtcagctcaggttcaacattcacttcctcctcctcatcaccctcattatggaagggtgtgtcatccccagactcatccgcattgttgtcataatcactatcatcttcctgactctgtgcatctgccaaatcacgagtaaatatgtcgtctatgggcaactgtgtgaggtTAGGAGCTTCAAGAatctcgttttcactgcacaaaaataacaaaatgataatatacccaactagataaatactttagatatagctatatcactttacttacaagtcatactgtcttgacgtttcatgatggatatttgcttgttggtgatgactccagGATGGACCACCGTGGTTCAATACTCCAGAAATACACATATTTCAACTAGGggcggggtcataacttgtaaaattcgtatccggacggtaccccctatgaaaaatatgagtgttaatacaaatccaattaaaacataGAATAAACATCGCTAAAGCACCCACagaattgaagtttaccagtcgtcttgttgattatataaagtcgaaaaattattttgcAGCTGCTCATTCGCTGGTGGTGAcgagtttaaatcaaggcaagctctttcatcagcaatctgtccggcaaaaactgctccagaataaccactcgatgactgagggttatccctactatgcacgccctcattattgggaacgtcttccaccttgacgtacatttccaataattttattacaataaattccctgtattcatccggaatacgcaaaaaatctctaagagtttcatcatcctcgatgttaaactcagaataataagcaaacccctgcggaGTCACTAAATACGGAAATCTATCGGTTATTTTAAGGTTAACCGAACGCCACCTCTCATTCattttttacgtaacaacgataccaatttatcgtactccatagtaagcggtaatttaacatgacattgtggaggtgagctatacctcacagagttattctccaacacaatctcacccccccccccaatatagtgaaacccttatttttgtcacttcagacattgtaaaaaatggattgataagaagaagagagaagtatgaacgtaagtttgaagattgaatgaattttcataaaattgaaacacctttaaataaggcaagtccgaatgcaaaacgcagtacaatactacgttttatgtattgaattattgttatgtcagttcatTATTGGTGGGCCAAAAACCAGAGTAAAAcacagtataatactgcgaacagctttataaaacgcagtattatattgcgaattacaaaaaaaaaaaaaattaaagtgaaACGCAATAtggtactgcgttttactttaacggacTAATTTCCGTTAACGTAGTTCGCAGTATAGTACTACgttttactcatttatgtaacttttttttaagcagtataaaagtattttttgtccaaaaaaacatcaaaaaggtTTTGGACTCGTGGTTCAACCATTCCAAAAATACTCTTAAAATGGTATTATATTGTACGCTTTGGACTAAGTCTGCACGGTTTTCTCCAAAAGGTCTCACACCATTAAGAGATCCCAAAATATGTAGGCTCCCAAACTTTTCAGCTACCCAACAATCTTCCCCTCGAACTAAACTCTACGTGGCTCACTACCACGATTCACGGGTCTCCCCCTCGAACCAAGTTCCATGTGACCATTGACACGCAATTTTCGAGATTCACTATATGTCACTCATATTGTTAGAGTATTATGGCAACCAAAGCTTGTAACTAGCTTCTTCTTGTGTGCGCATCGTCCCGCACCATCACTTTGCCATCTTCATACTCGTCCCGCCGAACCTGGGCTCTGATACCAGTTATTGGACTAAAACGGCCTAATAACACTCTTAACATagtgtgatattgtccgctttggacCAAGCCCGTACGTTTTTCCCAAAAGgcctcacaccattaagagatCCCGACACCTTATATGTAAGCTCCCAAAATTTTCAGCTACCAATACGAGACTTTGTTCACATACCCAACATTTATTTTGCATATTTTCAAGTGTGTCAAGTGCACACTGTTAAAGGTAGCTTTTGTGtatgtttatttctttatattttgatatcCCTTAGTGAAATTTTGACATCGTCGCTACATACATCCACTACCCATCGCAAGCATCCACCAAGAGAAGAAAAACATTTTTTGGAGTTGACGGTACTCTTTTGGACAATTAAACGCGACTAGTAGACCACGGCGTGCTTcccatatatatatttcacatgtTTGCCACCACCTATGCTCATTAGGTAAATATTGATCGACAATTTTCATATTCTTAAAAAACTGAGCAATTTAAACTAGGCATCAATATCTTTTCCGATAAAAGATGGGTTTTTTACACAAATAGCTAGTCGaatttactatttattttttctaagaaatatacataaattatagaATAATTATAGAAACATTTACACTGTATATCACCCGACCTTCTATAATTATACACAAttttacatatattatacatgaattataaatatattatatattcgaTGGCTATTTTAAATTTAGGCGCTTGGATAGAAGACTATTTAAAGTAATTCTTCGTAAAAGACACGGGAAAAAAGCAAAAACAATGGGCAGAAATCCTCAAATAATAAAAGCAAAGAAAGTAATTTGACAGTTGAGAAATGCAAAAAGTTTAACGTAGCCAAGCCTATGAATAGATATGTAGCCCCCCTATATGGCAAGAGTGTAGCCCAACCAAATAGGAAGCCCTAGCAAGGTTTGTTATTATAATTTAGAACTACTATTGCAGTTTCTGTATTTACTTGTAATAATTTCTCCAACATATGCTACTCTACTGTTATTATTTTTCTATGTTTGGGAACTCCTTTTATTTAATGGCCCCAAAACTGCCCACATGAATGAAAAGCTACTCTCTTGTAGCCATCATTACTACATGAAAGTATACACATGATCCCAAATTCCATGGGCTCACATGGTGTCAGGTTTAGCATAGGAAATTCTGGTTTctcaaacacatcaaatcaatagGCATTCCCAAAAAAACGCAGTTCAGTGCGCTAAGCTCCGACTATATTCGTGATTCGGAGAAGAATCGTACCACAAAGATCTATTATATACAGCTTTACCTTGTGTTTTTACAAGAAGTTATTTCCACGACTCGAGcttgtgacctcctggtcacatggcagcaacagACATTCCAATATTTGTATAAGTCATCATTAATATGTTATGTTTACAAACTTACTGCAAATCTTCTCTTTTATCTGGACTTAGGATTCAGAGACGGATCAAGAATATAAGTTCTATGAGTTCAATATTTAATGTTCTTAACATTAAGCTCATTGTACATACAAAAGTTATGAGTTTATAACTATTAATTTTTGCAATTTGAATAGATTCTTAAACATAAATTTATGTTGTATTGGGTTTAGATGAACTCGGTACCATCACCCTACACCCGCCTCTGTTAGGACTAGATATGCTTTGCGATACTTAATTTATACTGCTATTATATGTCTTAGCAAGAACTTGATGAACAATATCTTTACTTACTCTTAACTTATGTTGATACTATTGCCTCTTAAATCATGCTAAAAACTTAATTTGTAATGCTATTACCCTATTATACTTGTAATGCCATAAAATTGGCTATGACCATTTGCCAGCTTGTCCAAGCTGCATGGCATTTACAGCTATATAAAATTGATCTTGAAATTGCttgatatttttcatttttttttcaaaaaattgttATTTTTTCCGGAATCAGTGTTTGTCCacgaaaatttcaaatttcacttaaagttgaatttcggattttttcggaaatttaaaaaactccaaaaagctgtttttcaaaattttcacttcaaatcactcacaaaaattcaaaaaccgCTCTAAATTGTATttatatccaaacacaactctaattttcaaatattattttcacttAAATTTTTTCTGTGGAAACTTTACAATTCTTACGTCCAAAACGCCCACTAAGTCAAACCCAAAAGTCATTTATCGATGAGAATTGTTTGAAATCATATAAAAAGATAACTTATTGACGAGACTGATAAGATGTACCCTGAAATATTTCCTTTCTATAATAGGAATTACACATAAAATCTAACAAACAAATATTTCAGctccaaaacatgtaataatacAAGGAAATGGACTTGGTGAAAAGCTAAACTTGACAATGTAGAAGTGCAGTTACAATAAGCCATCACTGGAAAATTCATTGTTAGCATAAGAACTAGTCTGAAATTGAGTGTTCAATGGAACACTAGTTTGAGCTAAAAAACTGGACTGAAGGTATTCCCTCTGATTAAAGAACTGGTTTTGGCCTAGGATTGAGGGGAAGTTATGTGATAAAAAGCTGAATGTTGAATCCTCTCTTAACTCTAAATTGGAGTTGGTTGAAAAAATGACGGACTGATCTTGGGATGACTGGAAATTGTAAAAGTTGCATTGGGCTTGGTTTTTGGTTTCTGAGTGAAAATGGCCTTGTTGGTATCTCTGAAAATCACTTACAGATTGAATCTTGGCGTCATTAACTGATGAAAACAAGCTCAAATTTCCATTTGGGCTTTCATTCTGAACTCCACATTCATATTTTGGAATGTCACTGTATTCTTGACTAACTTTTGAACTCTGTTCAAGAACAAATTGGCCTTCTTCATTTTCAACATTTATAGTTCGCCAGTTCAGTGCTTTATTTGTCGAGTCAACCTTCCTGGagaggacttgaaaaggattatTTTCAAGTGCGTCAATTGCAGCTTTAGCTTCTTTGATCAGCCAATCGATGGCCTTACTTGGACGGTCATAGCCAAGTCGATCTTGAACATCATAGAACTGAATTGCAGTGTTTGGTGAGAGCCTAACTCGTCTGTCCCTCGGACCGCTGGCTGTTGAAACCTTGCTGTGCCGGTCTTTTCGTCCTGTAGCTCGGACAATGCGGCTTCTGTGGACTTCTATCACATCAGTGTTGGTTCTCTTTGGCTTCTTTTTTGGTGATACATTCTTGATTTCTTGTTTGAAACTAGGACATTGTGCGTTGTTTTGGTGCTTTGGGACTAAAGTTGCGCTAGAGGAAGTGAAATTAGCCCATTTTGCGTAGTGGGAATCTGCGTGTGTTTGGCATAATTGGTGAAAATGATGGTTTTGGTAATGACTTGGGAggatattttcttgaaaaacaatgtcttccttttctttttcttcttcttctgatgaTGATTTATAGTCTTCATCTAATACTTGAAGCTGATGATTCATTGGAAAATCCAGATTTGAAGTAATTTTCTTCTTGCTTTCTTCTATttattgacttttaaattttttcaaaTGTAGTTGGCGCTTGACAATTGCTTTATACAAAAGACTGTGTGACTTTGGGCCCTCAAATATTAGCTTCCCATTAGCTTGTACTTTGTAACAGCTATATAAAGTGTAGTAAATACTGAAATATACTGAAAAAATCATACTGTTTTGTTAAGTACTCCTGTAGAATAGGAAATAGCTGTCATGCAGGTAAGTATCCTGCGTGACAGAAGGTCAcgagttcaagccgtggaaatagCATATTGTATAATTATAGGCTACGATTGTGTACGATAGACTTTTGTGGTCCAGCTCTTCCTCGGATCCCGCGCATAACGGAAGCTTAATGCACTGGGGTGCAAATAAGTATCCTAGTTTGTTTATGTTTGTCTACTAATTGCCAATAAAGTATACATAGTTACAAAGACTAAATAACTAGTAGCTAGTAGGGTATGGTAGAACGGTAAATGTTCATTTAAGCAGAGGTCTCGAGTTCATAATTCGAGAATGTAATCCTCTTCGACAAGGAGCACTTAACCCATATAGTGGGTTTTCTAGCTAGCGCAAATTGAGTCCGGATTAATTGAGGCTTTGGTTTCGACACCGATTGCTCGGGAGTGGATATACCTCATTACGTTATCCTAAGCAGTGTCACGGGACACTCGTTTTATTGAATTCTTTTTACTTgatctatatatataaataagaaacaaaatgaaaataTTACTACTCCCTCCATTCAAggttatgtgaacctatttcctttttggtccattccaagaagaatgacccctttctaaaatTTCagttctacccttaatgagaagttttacGGAAAATGCCTAAAAATGCCACTCAACTAACATAAATGGCCTATCTATGACATCCGTCAAAAGGTCGTCCTATTCATGCCACTAACGTTATACTTTTGGCCTATTTATGCCATTGTCTACTAACAATTCCATTTTCTGGTTTTTAAATAATAAGAATTAATTTTTCGACCCCACCTTTGCCATGTGTCTTTATATTACTGGTTCTTCTTTAATTGACCATGCATTTCTTTTAACCCTGATTATGTATAATGAACCATGCCCAACCCGATAAAATCCAACCATCTTTTAACCCAACCCCTAAttccttgtcacaacccaaaatctaactagtcatgatggcacctaacccaacctgctaggtaagccaattaacaactatccaatttaatgagatttttttaaaacaaataaatgataaaataattgaACCTTAATACTtttcccaaggactagtagtacaaatcatgagcttctaagatttaaatTTTGACAAGTTGAATTGAAATAAACACAACATCGGTTTCAAATAAATATAAATCACTGAACACTGATCTTATCGAGTCGTGACAAGGAATTAGGGATTGGGTTAAAAGATGGTTGGATTTTATCAGGTTGGGCATGGTTAATTATACATAATCATGGTTAAAAGAAATGTTGGGTCAAGTAAAGAAGAACCAGTAATATAAAGTCACGTGGCAAAGGTGGGGGTCGAAAAATTAATTCTTATTATTTAAATATCAGAAAATAGAACTGCTAGTCGACAATGGCATAAATAGGCCAAAAGTATAACGTTAGTGGCATAAATAGGCCAAAAGTATAATGTTAGTGGCGTGAATAGGGCGAGCTTTTAACGGATGACATAGATAGGCCATTTATGTTAGTTGAGTGGCATTTTTAAGCCTTTtctgaagtttttataaccacacaagtACTCTGAcccttttttgacttgtttaggatcacaaattcaaaaagtctttattttttcttaaattccgagCCTaatcaaacatgttcacataaattgaaacgggggAAGTAGTATTTTAACTTTAGCAATACGTATAGTAACTTTCTCACGCACGAACGTTAGTTTCGAATAGATTATATCAAGAATAATCAGGGTGATGATATTTTCCTCTTCTTGTCACCCTcacctctccctactcggaattCTCTCAAGCGATCTTCTGTGTATTCGTTTCAATTTTATTGGATGGACCCCTAAAGCCAATTGTACTGTGTCCCATGCAAGTAAATTAAAGTAGACAAAACAGTTCAGTCCGTGGGATTCACACTTTTATCTTCTTGTGACATCCATTCAGTAGTGTTCAGTACCAAACTCCCTCTGCACAAATAGTTATTGCTGTTTTGCTGTCAATTCATACTTGTTTGCAAGTAACACTAGCTAGTCACCGTGATGAGTTGCAGTGGATGAGGCTATTCCTTCCTTAACTACAGGTCTCAAGTTtgagccaaaaaaaaaaactagtatTTCTCAAATACAAGTATATTTGTCTATAGTTTAATTAATCTATGTTTGCATATTACTACTCTTCTGTTTTAGTTTATGTGTCATATTTtcttatatttagaaataatattGTAACTTTAAACTTCTTAATTTATTCTTAGTGATAATATTTATAATCATACAAATATTTATGGCTTATTTTAGACTGCTAGCTTgtgtataaaaaaaaattctttcttaaatttcatatttagtTAAACACCACCAtatagttaaaataaaaaaagtattaTTTTTACGATCGAATTATCAATTAGCGTTTGTATTGTAAAAATATCTGAttgattgtgtaaatattttttgccTTAAACTCAACAAAAGTATATAAGAGGGAGTGGAACCCTTTAATTAAGTAGGGACCTCCTAAATTCAAAGATGGAGGACAAATTGCATGCGTGCATGTGCATGGTCTTTATCACCCAACTTTAATTTgctagtaatttttttttttgggggttagtcttcttctcttttgtttcttgtataaaataataaaataaataaagttttttATTGCCGTGACATAATTAGATTTGTGATTTATAGTAGGGCAAAGATTACTTTTTAGCTCGTGGCCGAAGCTATTTACATTCGTTAACcgtaaaagtgtataaaatttatataattttttgtatataacatatataaataaataaataaatatatatatatatatatatatatatatatatatatatatatatatatatatatatatatatatatatagttttttgctattattttgagaacggctatacaatatcatttttttattttaatattaccGTCTATATCTTCCTAATCTCATGTTTAATTCTCAGCAATAATGAATGGTATCCAAGATTCCCCTATCTTGAATAGTAATCTTTTCTATTATAAAAAGATACTAAAATATCTGAAAAGAATATTTCAATCTGAATTGCCGGTGCTAAGCATAATTAGACACTCAATTATTAAGCAAAACTCAGTAAGACTAATCTAGTTTAATTAGTCAGTTTATAATTTTATAGATCATTTTAATGTCTAAATCATTATTGTATTCCCTACACCTTTGCTAATTTATTGCAACCATAACTTAGCCTAAAAAGCTGAAAAGGGGCATAAACTACATAATTGACTTCAGTTAATTACTTCACTACTTAAGACCTCTTTTCCCTTTGTCACGTGATTCCATTCGACCCTTCTGAAATAGTACATAGCAATCTATATTTTAAAGCAAAATAAAATCATTGAGATTTACAAAAAAAACTAATAAGTGactgaagaaagaaagaaggaaataaaGTGAAAAAGGCATGTAATGAAGACATACACAGAAAGATGCAAGGAAAGAAAAAATGCCCCTATCAGTTTaaaaaaatcacatcaatttgACATGATTAACTGATAAAATGAGATGAGAATATTTAGTAATTAAATATAATTAACTAATGTATAAAAGTTTGTGTGCAAATACTATTGGAATAAGTACTTTCTCATTCATCTTTAATTTGAAAATACTATTCAAGTTGCATGCAAGTgttaagcaaaaa includes the following:
- the LOC107768765 gene encoding uncharacterized protein LOC107768765, whose product is MNHQLQVLDEDYKSSSEEEEKEKEDIVFQENILPSHYQNHHFHQLCQTHADSHYAKWANFTSSSATLVPKHQNNAQCPSFKQEIKNVSPKKKPKRTNTDVIEVHRSRIVRATGRKDRHSKVSTASGPRDRRVRLSPNTAIQFYDVQDRLGYDRPSKAIDWLIKEAKAAIDALENNPFQVLSRKVDSTNKALNWRTINVENEEGQFVLEQSSKVSQEYSDIPKYECGVQNESPNGNLSLFSSVNDAKIQSVSDFQRYQQGHFHSETKNQAQCNFYNFQSSQDQSVIFSTNSNLELREDSTFSFLSHNFPSILGQNQFFNQREYLQSSFLAQTSVPLNTQFQTSSYANNEFSSDGLL